From Etheostoma cragini isolate CJK2018 chromosome 17, CSU_Ecrag_1.0, whole genome shotgun sequence, one genomic window encodes:
- the sf3b5 gene encoding splicing factor 3B subunit 5, with translation MTDRYNIHSQLEHLQSKYIGTGHADTSKWEWLVNQHRDSYCSYMGHFDLLNYFSVAENESKARVRFNLMEKMLQPCGPPADKPDDA, from the coding sequence ATGACAGACCGATACAACATTCACAGTCAACTGGAGCATCTTCAGTCAAAGTACATCGGCACCGGACACGCCGACACCAGCAAGTGGGAATGGCTGGTCAACCAGCACCGAGACTCTTACTGCTCCTACATGGGACATTTTGACCTGCTCAACTACTTCTCCGTCGCTGAGAACGAGAGCAAAGCACGTGTCCGCTTCAACCTGATGGAGAAGATGCTTCAACCATGTGGACCACCAGCAGACAAACCTGACGATGCTTAG